The proteins below come from a single Zea mays cultivar B73 chromosome 8, Zm-B73-REFERENCE-NAM-5.0, whole genome shotgun sequence genomic window:
- the LOC109941990 gene encoding cold shock protein CS66, with translation MAHYQQGRRQQVDEYGNLVPGGHGVQGQQLGESAGGYGVAGTGSYGGQQQAGYGPTGTGTHDTRGYGGSGHPGYGVTGTGVHDAGGPGAYGAATGTRAHDTHGGVTGIQDGAAGLTGGGLHGAIGMGTTAGTGAHGATGMLDTGVLGGGGHAATGMPAGHGTRPGATGVAGTGGAFPHAAEHKTGGGILRRSGSSSSSSSSSSEDDGMGGRRKKGLKEKIKEKMLGGHREGQGQATATGAYGGTGYVAGLTTGGPHEKKGVVEKIKEKIPGGHKDYDQHQHTTAATGGGGGYGGTTDTTYGTTTEGTHEKKGFMEKIKEKLPGQH, from the exons ATGGCGCACTACCAGCAGGGGAGGCGGCAGCAAGTGGACGAGTACGGCAACCTGGTCCCTGGGGGCCACGGTGTCCAGGGCCAGCAGCTGGGTGAATCCGCCGGCGGGTACGGCGTCGCAGGCACCGGCAGCTACGGCGGCCAGCAGCAGGCCGGGTATGGCCCCACGGGCACCGGCACGCATGACACCAGGGGCTATGGCGGCTCGGGCCATCCGGGTTACGGGGTTACCGGAACGGGGGTCCACGACGCCGGTGGCCCAGGTGCGTATGGAGCAGCCACGGGCACGAGAGCCCACGACACTCATGGCGGCGTGACCGGGATCCAGGACGGCGCCGCCGGCCTCACCGGTGGTGGTCTGCATGGCGCAATAGGCATGGGTACGACTGCCGGTACTGGCGCGCACGGTGCCACCGGAATGCTTGACACGGGGGTCTTAGGCGGCGGAGGGCACGCGGCCACCGGCATGCCCGCCGGCCACGGCACGCGTCCCGGCGCCACAGGCGTAGCTGGAACCGGCGGCGCGTTCCCCCATGCAGCTGAGCACAAGACGGGCGGCGGCATCCTtcgccgctccggcagcagctccAGCTCCAGCAGCTCG TCATCTGAAGACGATGGCATGGGTGGGCGCCGAAAGAAGGgcctgaaggagaagatcaaggagaAAATGCTAGGAGGCCACAGGGAAGGCCAGGGCCAGGCGACGGCCACCGGCGCGTACGGCGGGACAGGGTACGTGGCTGGGCTGACGACCGGAGGCCCCCACGAGAAGAAGGGTGTGGTGGAGAAGATCAAGGAGAAGATCCCAGGCGGCCACAAGGACTACGACCAGCATCAGCACACCACCGCGGCAACCGGTGGCGGCGGTGGCTATGGCGGAACCACCGACACGACGTATGGGACGACGACTGAGGGTACGCACGAGAAGAAGGGCTTCATGGAGAAGATCAAGGAGAAACTCCCCGGTCAGCACTAA